The proteins below are encoded in one region of Candidatus Flexicrinis proximus:
- a CDS encoding protein-glutamate O-methyltransferase family protein — protein sequence MIPIDFPGQIRTDESNPFANHTMRVRVPDIIQQTLDVNPALPMESRSALAALKIEVATGAAIQPLVRAASEEERAWQAAYARRAGETWHSTDWFFAETFVYRRIIEAVDYFSTRTDPFLPIKRHDYSSTQHQSLFDAALAVAGKRDERLHSLIAKDLWGNRVDLSYAESRTHGMATADDDLLVDDRSAILRRLKDRTGTVHVIADNAGTELTLDLVLIDALLSDGWADQVILHVKFHPTFVSDAIADDVAWFLDACMQGAFGDAARAHGLRLKSHLDSGRLSLTLDAYWNSPDLWWQMPAHLLAPLRAASLVFVKGDANYRRVVGDALWPADTPFEQVVANVGISVACIRTSKSDPVVGLPAGLSDVLQSLEPRWRWSGRRGLIQAFLP from the coding sequence ATGATCCCAATCGACTTCCCCGGCCAGATCCGTACCGATGAGTCGAACCCGTTCGCCAACCACACGATGCGGGTTCGCGTGCCGGACATCATTCAGCAAACGCTCGACGTAAATCCGGCTCTCCCCATGGAGAGCCGGTCTGCATTGGCCGCGCTGAAGATCGAAGTGGCGACCGGTGCGGCAATCCAACCGCTCGTCCGGGCTGCCAGTGAGGAAGAACGGGCCTGGCAGGCCGCTTACGCGCGCCGGGCAGGGGAAACCTGGCACAGTACCGACTGGTTCTTCGCGGAAACGTTTGTCTACCGCCGCATCATCGAAGCGGTGGACTACTTTTCTACGCGTACTGACCCGTTTCTTCCGATCAAGCGGCATGACTACTCGAGCACACAGCACCAATCACTTTTTGATGCGGCTCTGGCCGTAGCGGGGAAGCGCGATGAACGGCTCCACAGCCTGATCGCGAAAGACCTATGGGGAAACCGCGTCGATCTGAGTTATGCTGAGAGCCGTACCCACGGCATGGCTACCGCGGACGACGATTTACTGGTAGATGACCGATCTGCGATCCTGCGCCGCCTCAAAGACCGGACGGGAACTGTCCATGTGATTGCCGACAATGCCGGAACTGAGCTGACCCTCGACCTGGTCTTGATCGACGCCCTTCTGAGTGATGGCTGGGCGGATCAGGTCATCCTTCACGTGAAATTCCACCCGACCTTTGTCAGCGACGCGATTGCGGACGACGTGGCGTGGTTCCTGGATGCGTGTATGCAGGGGGCGTTCGGGGATGCGGCGCGGGCGCATGGGCTTCGATTGAAGTCCCACCTCGACAGCGGCCGGCTGAGTCTGACGCTCGACGCCTACTGGAACAGTCCTGATCTCTGGTGGCAGATGCCCGCGCACTTGCTAGCACCCCTGCGGGCCGCCTCGCTGGTGTTTGTGAAGGGCGATGCCAATTACAGACGAGTGGTTGGCGATGCGCTCTGGCCGGCAGACACGCCTTTTGAGCAGGTCGTCGCGAATGTCGGGATATCCGTGGCGTGTATTCGCACGTCGAAAAGCGATCCGGTCGTCGGGCTGCCCGCAGGTTTGTCCGATGTGCTGCAGTCCCTCGAACCCCGCTGGCGCTGGAGCGGCAGACGTGGCCTGATTCAAGCGTTTCTGCCCTGA
- a CDS encoding cytochrome c oxidase subunit II, giving the protein MNLSIGRAKLGGSTLMWIIISGAAIILGGFLISGLTPAIMPEQASGEAEQVDTLFRVLLFLGGIVFLLVQGLLVVTIVKFRRKPGDEGDGAHFSGNATLEIIWTAIPAAVVIFLSLYSYSVFVAIREPKSDEIVIQTLGQRFVWQFTYEDPLKRIPEDKPQTFNDSVLHTYVGRPVLLEMQTADVNHAFWVPTMRIKQDLLAGRTTDVRFTPTKAGRYRIVCTELCGSGHGSMYSYIQVYATEQEWMERFVDIRVERILNPPTDPVSVGQIILQGQGERSYPCAGCHVNDSLGWLGVTGPTLNGIGDTAVRRATSTGLGAPEAYIANSIRHPNFYPVPGYQVNVMPQFGADETRTDFEGAYYMYMPNEDLVSIVAYLCTQSANGESACGDIEAITAAVTAQQ; this is encoded by the coding sequence ATGAACTTGAGCATAGGACGCGCCAAGCTTGGCGGCTCCACTTTGATGTGGATTATCATCAGCGGGGCAGCCATCATCTTAGGCGGCTTCCTGATCAGTGGGCTGACTCCGGCGATCATGCCTGAACAAGCCTCAGGCGAGGCGGAACAGGTCGACACACTCTTCCGCGTGCTGCTGTTCCTGGGCGGAATCGTGTTTCTGCTCGTGCAGGGCCTGTTGGTCGTGACCATCGTGAAGTTCCGGCGCAAACCGGGTGACGAAGGTGACGGCGCGCATTTCAGCGGAAACGCGACGCTCGAAATCATCTGGACTGCCATCCCGGCCGCGGTCGTTATCTTCCTTTCCCTTTACAGCTACTCGGTGTTCGTGGCCATTCGCGAGCCAAAGTCGGATGAAATTGTCATCCAGACCCTCGGTCAACGATTTGTCTGGCAGTTCACCTATGAAGACCCCCTGAAGCGCATTCCAGAAGACAAGCCGCAGACCTTTAACGACTCGGTGCTGCATACCTATGTGGGGCGCCCGGTCCTGCTCGAAATGCAGACCGCCGACGTCAATCACGCCTTCTGGGTTCCGACCATGCGTATCAAGCAGGACCTGCTGGCCGGCCGCACAACCGATGTCCGCTTCACGCCGACCAAGGCGGGGCGTTACCGGATTGTCTGCACCGAGCTGTGCGGCAGCGGACATGGCTCCATGTACAGCTATATCCAGGTGTATGCGACCGAACAGGAATGGATGGAGCGCTTTGTCGACATTCGAGTGGAGCGTATCCTGAATCCCCCGACAGATCCTGTTTCAGTTGGACAGATCATCCTTCAGGGGCAGGGCGAACGCAGCTATCCATGCGCAGGCTGCCACGTGAACGACTCCTTGGGTTGGCTTGGCGTCACCGGTCCGACGCTCAACGGTATTGGCGACACCGCAGTGCGCCGCGCAACCTCAACCGGTCTAGGCGCACCCGAAGCCTACATCGCGAATTCGATCCGTCACCCGAACTTCTACCCTGTGCCGGGATATCAGGTCAACGTGATGCCGCAGTTTGGCGCCGACGAAACCCGGACAGACTTTGAAGGCGCGTACTACATGTATATGCCAAATGAAGACCTGGTCAGTATCGTCGCTTATCTGTGCACGCAGTCAGCCAACGGCGAGTCGGCCTGCGGGGACATCGAAGCGATCACGGCGGCGGTCACGGCGCAGCAGTAA
- a CDS encoding carboxypeptidase — protein sequence MPAIEFNRYYKYEEMTALLEAYAAETPDLVTLESMGKSYEGREIWVLTLTNKATGPHSEKPALWIDGNIHASELSPSTACLYYLNQLVMQYGQDDEITRLLDTRAVYLCPRLNPDGAEWAMESPPRIRRSSTRPYPYDETPLPGLEEADIDGDGRILYMRIKDPNGGWKSHPDEPRLLVKRGGTEVGGTYYRVMVEGKFNAPFDGVTITEQAIKENLDLNRNYPAEWRPEGEQYGAGPYPASEPEIRAQVQFIVDHPNITGAIQFHTYSGVLLRPYGTHADDFFPVQDLRVFKEIGKVGTEITGYPNVSVFHDFKYDPKEVITGVFDDWMYDHLGVYAWTVEIWSPQRQAGIEEYKFIEWYADHPFEHDLKMLKWSDEALHGKGYVDWYEFDHPTLGKVELGGWDYLYAFRNPPPHLLEKEVALFPKWLTYHTLISPKLELHSVHVENLGGGAYFIRLGVMNTGYLPTYVSRKALEKKAVRGVVCEIELPERAELRSGLARMDIGQIEGWAHYPAALTTWGTPNPTDDRAKVEYVVYAPAGGSVKITARHQRAGVVRLEIPLA from the coding sequence ATGCCGGCGATTGAGTTCAATCGTTATTACAAATACGAAGAAATGACCGCACTTCTCGAAGCGTATGCTGCCGAAACTCCGGACCTGGTGACTCTCGAGTCGATGGGGAAGAGCTACGAGGGCCGGGAAATCTGGGTACTGACCCTCACCAACAAGGCCACCGGGCCCCATAGTGAGAAACCCGCGCTCTGGATTGACGGAAACATCCACGCGAGCGAGCTTTCCCCCTCGACGGCCTGTCTTTACTATTTGAATCAACTGGTTATGCAGTATGGACAGGACGACGAAATCACCCGGTTGCTCGATACGCGCGCCGTGTATCTTTGCCCGCGCCTGAACCCGGATGGCGCTGAATGGGCGATGGAAAGCCCGCCGCGCATTCGCCGCAGCAGCACGCGCCCGTATCCGTATGACGAAACACCGCTTCCGGGCCTGGAAGAAGCGGATATCGACGGGGATGGACGCATCCTGTACATGCGGATTAAGGATCCCAACGGTGGGTGGAAGTCCCATCCTGACGAACCTCGTCTGCTGGTCAAGCGCGGCGGGACCGAAGTTGGCGGAACCTACTACCGGGTTATGGTTGAAGGAAAATTCAACGCGCCCTTCGACGGCGTTACCATCACCGAGCAGGCCATCAAGGAGAACCTTGATCTCAATCGAAATTACCCGGCGGAGTGGCGACCGGAAGGCGAACAATACGGGGCGGGGCCATACCCCGCCAGCGAACCCGAAATCCGCGCCCAAGTCCAGTTCATCGTCGATCATCCGAATATCACCGGCGCGATCCAGTTTCATACCTATTCCGGCGTTTTGCTCCGCCCGTACGGTACGCATGCCGATGACTTCTTTCCCGTTCAGGACCTCCGCGTATTCAAGGAAATCGGCAAGGTCGGTACTGAAATCACTGGTTATCCAAATGTCAGCGTTTTCCACGACTTCAAGTACGACCCGAAAGAAGTGATCACGGGCGTGTTCGATGACTGGATGTACGACCACCTCGGCGTGTACGCATGGACCGTCGAGATCTGGTCGCCCCAGCGTCAGGCCGGCATCGAGGAGTACAAGTTCATCGAGTGGTATGCGGATCATCCCTTCGAGCATGACTTGAAAATGCTCAAGTGGAGCGACGAAGCCCTGCACGGCAAGGGATACGTCGACTGGTATGAGTTCGACCATCCGACGCTCGGCAAAGTCGAATTGGGCGGTTGGGATTACCTGTACGCGTTTCGCAATCCACCGCCGCATCTGCTTGAAAAGGAAGTTGCGCTGTTCCCCAAATGGTTGACCTATCACACGCTGATTTCGCCTAAGCTGGAACTGCACAGCGTCCATGTCGAGAATCTTGGCGGCGGCGCATACTTCATACGATTGGGCGTGATGAACACCGGCTATCTGCCGACCTATGTGTCCAGGAAAGCGCTTGAGAAGAAAGCGGTACGCGGCGTCGTCTGTGAAATCGAACTGCCTGAACGTGCGGAGCTGCGCTCTGGTCTTGCGCGCATGGATATCGGCCAGATTGAAGGCTGGGCGCACTATCCCGCTGCGCTGACGACTTGGGGCACGCCCAATCCCACCGATGACCGCGCCAAAGTCGAATACGTGGTTTATGCGCCAGCCGGCGGCAGCGTGAAAATCACCGCCAGGCACCAGCGCGCCGGCGTCGTGCGGCTCGAAATTCCGCTGGCTTAA
- the xseB gene encoding exodeoxyribonuclease VII small subunit, whose product MSAPNWRRRMDNLDSLDFEQAFTQLQDTVRRLEAGDLPLEESVSLYETGRALAERCQKLLDGAELRVRKLDE is encoded by the coding sequence ATGTCCGCGCCGAACTGGAGAAGAAGAATGGACAACCTCGACTCGCTGGATTTTGAACAGGCCTTCACCCAGCTTCAGGATACCGTACGCCGCCTCGAAGCTGGCGATCTGCCGCTGGAAGAATCGGTCTCCCTGTACGAGACGGGCCGCGCGCTGGCGGAACGCTGCCAAAAGCTGCTTGACGGCGCCGAACTCCGGGTTCGCAAGTTGGACGAATGA
- the xseA gene encoding exodeoxyribonuclease VII large subunit, which produces MPETTITVSALVMQIKTVLEGSLLLQGVSVEGEVSNVTRAASGHWYFTLKDAGSQIRCVMWRGVAERQPVNPENGASLVAVGDVTVYPQRGEMQLQVTGLHALGVGDLYARLELLRLKLAADGLFDVERKQPLPALPFRIGIVTSPDAAAFQDVLNVLRRRHPLAEIILAPTLVQGVDAPPQIVRALESLDNSGQIDVLMIVRGGGSIEDLWAFNDERVVRALAACITPTIAGVGHETDTTLVDYAADVRAPTPSAAAELVSTNAALLPQFIATYRGALDSLLADRIASQRVQIDDALRQLIYASPLRKVDSARQMVDTLSERMTSRLTLRLSVARERTIALVGNLEAASPLALLKRGYALVRRADGSTVRAVGQVSDGELLSVQVHDGAFDVRAELEKKNGQPRLAGF; this is translated from the coding sequence ATGCCTGAAACCACGATAACTGTTTCCGCGCTGGTGATGCAGATCAAGACGGTCCTTGAGGGCAGTCTGCTGCTGCAGGGCGTCAGCGTGGAAGGCGAAGTATCCAACGTGACGCGCGCGGCGTCCGGCCACTGGTACTTCACGCTCAAGGACGCCGGGTCGCAAATCCGCTGCGTTATGTGGCGCGGGGTGGCAGAACGTCAGCCGGTGAACCCGGAAAACGGCGCTTCGCTGGTGGCGGTTGGTGACGTGACCGTCTATCCCCAGCGCGGCGAAATGCAGCTTCAGGTCACCGGCCTTCATGCGCTCGGCGTGGGCGATCTCTACGCGCGCCTCGAACTGCTACGGCTCAAACTGGCCGCAGACGGGCTCTTTGACGTGGAGCGCAAGCAGCCGCTTCCCGCGCTTCCATTCCGCATCGGCATCGTAACTTCCCCTGATGCCGCGGCTTTCCAGGATGTGCTCAACGTCCTGCGCCGACGCCATCCCTTAGCCGAAATCATCCTCGCACCGACGCTGGTGCAGGGTGTCGATGCGCCGCCTCAGATCGTCCGCGCGCTCGAATCGCTCGATAACTCTGGTCAGATCGACGTGCTGATGATTGTGCGCGGCGGCGGAAGCATCGAGGATCTGTGGGCGTTCAATGACGAACGCGTCGTGCGGGCGCTCGCGGCCTGCATAACGCCAACCATTGCTGGGGTCGGCCATGAGACCGACACGACTCTGGTGGACTACGCGGCTGACGTCCGCGCACCGACTCCGTCCGCAGCGGCGGAACTCGTGAGCACCAATGCGGCGCTGCTGCCGCAGTTCATTGCGACTTACCGCGGCGCTCTCGACTCGCTCCTTGCGGACCGGATCGCTTCGCAACGGGTGCAGATCGACGACGCACTGCGACAACTGATTTACGCGTCGCCGCTGCGCAAGGTCGATAGCGCGCGTCAGATGGTCGATACGCTGTCTGAACGGATGACTTCGCGCCTGACACTGCGCTTGAGCGTCGCGCGTGAGCGTACGATTGCACTGGTGGGTAATCTGGAAGCCGCCAGCCCGCTGGCGCTGCTCAAACGCGGCTACGCGCTTGTTCGGCGGGCGGATGGCTCGACGGTGCGCGCGGTAGGCCAGGTGAGCGACGGCGAACTGCTTTCTGTACAGGTACATGACGGCGCATTTGATGTCCGCGCCGAACTGGAGAAGAAGAATGGACAACCTCGACTCGCTGGATTTTGA